In Miscanthus floridulus cultivar M001 chromosome 19, ASM1932011v1, whole genome shotgun sequence, the DNA window TAAACCTATGCTCAGGACCTAGGAGGGTTAGACCATGTTATTGTATTGCTATTTGCATCTAAGACTGGTAAAGCTCTTGTTCTTCCTATTAAATTGGTTGCACAATTTGATTCCCCCACACATGTAGCTGCCAATGGTCCTTCACGCCGCTGCCATCGAATGAGCTCTTCTACTGCACTGGGAAAGGGAAGGAGAGAGgctgagagggagagggaaggggcGATGAGAGAGGTAGACTCAAGGCTGAAGTGAGGCCATGGCTTACCTAAAATTGATTTTATTTTCAGATCTAAGGATAATATCACTGCAGTGAGCTATATTAAAATCTTGCATACCGATTTCAAAACAAGTGGCAGTGAATAccatatcactgtcagttttgaAGCATCTGGTAATAAGGTTAGCCTCAATGAGAGAGTTTCATAGTCATTGAATAAGCTGATATGATATAGTTTAAATGAAGGGAGATAACAAAAAGTTTATTCTGTTTCGAACACATGTGAGTCTTAAAAACAGGGATATGATGCATAGATGAAAACCATGGTTATTACTGGTAAATTGATAATAATCAACCGGATATTTCTTTTCCTTTATACGGCATTATTATTGCTTCGTTTCCCATCTTCTTCTTGTTGATGAGGCATCAAATCCGTGTACCCGATGCTCTTCCTGGTTGTCGGGAAGATCATGAACACCATGCTGGAGAGGAACCCTAGCCCCACCGGCAGGTTCATGAGCACTTCCCTGACGTCCGGCCCGATGTCCAGGAACAGGCAGCTCTGTATGCCGGCGTTGCCGAGGGCCACGACGATGAACAGGACCGCCGAGACGAGCGCGTGCACGAAGTCCAGCGCCTTGATCTTCATCCAGGGGATGTTGGCGAACCTGCGCCTCCGCTCGTCGCATGTCCCGTCGAAGTTGAACGGGTAGAAGCCCCACGGCGTGGCCACGCCATAGTAGAACCGGCCGTCGTGGCCCACCAGGCTGTCGGTGAAGGAGAGCAGCAAGCAGGAGGCAGTGCAAGCGCCGATGAGAGCGAGGGTAAGGTACCGGCTGGCAGTGCCGCACACGCCGTGGTTGCTGAAGGACGGCGCCAGCGCATGGAAGGCCATGACAGTGCCGGTCGGCAGGAGCTTGATGATGTCACAGGCGCAGCACAGGGTTTTGTCGACCAACGGGGCAGGTGCCTTGGTGCTACCGCAGGCGCCATGTGGAAGTGGTGGCATCAGCAGCTTCATGTCGTGGGTAGACGACTCGTCGGCCATGTGAGTTTGGACGGAGCTTGATTTCATCTCGTTTCCGAAGGTTGCACACGTACACCCTACGAGTAGCTAGTGTAGGATCAGGATGCTTGGGGATCGGAGACTACCAGCTCTATTTATGTATCTTACACTTCACAGTTCCAGGCACTTATATATATTGCATTGTTAGTTCTCAGTCATCATCGTCGTAATTACACGGGATTGGATATGATAATGATCACATCCCACAGGGTGACAACTTGTGGTGCTTCGCATCCGTGCTTGGACAGGGAACTCGTGCAAGGTAGCTGGATTGCTTAAATAAAGTTGACAAGGACGAAAAATAGTGGTCCTGTGGCTAGCTTTTTTTTTTCAGGAACACGATTTATTTATCCCCTTCTTGTTGTAAGCCTTGGCAACACAAGTTTGGTCCTTCAAAGCTTTCATCCTCTTGTCGGGTCACCTCGTTGACATTGTCTATCATCAACTCGTGGTAAATAACATCAGACAAGTCATTCTATTTAGCCAATATGTATGCATCTAACTTTAGTACTTTATCTCAGCTGGCAACACCACCTCATATCAATAAACCAGCTTGAAGGGAGTAACCTTGGTAACACCGTGTCTAGATATGCGATGAGTCCATAAAGCATCAAACAGAACCTTGTGTCATTTTTTTGGATTATCCGCAAACTTATTTTTCACAAGTTTGATTAAGATCTTGTTACTAGACTCGGCTTGACAATTGGCCTGAGCATAAATGGGGAAGAATTGAGGAATTTTATTTTATAAGATTCAACAAATTCATGAACCTCTGTTGACACAAAAGAAGCACCTTGATCCATAGTTAAAGTTTGAGGCACGAGGAATCTGTGAATAATATGCTCAGTAATAAATTCAACTACTTCCTTATGTATTATGTTGTTAAAAGGCATAACTTTGATCCACTTTGTGAACTAATATATAGAGCATGTTTGACGTCACCCTCGCCTGGGGACGGCAGGCAACTGTATCTGATTGTCAAACACCTGGCATTCACTACGGAAgacgcgctctttgccgagtgctcggcgctttgccgagtgtcgaaacacgggcactcggcaaagaggcagtttgccgagtgccgcactcggcaaaagccggcactcggcaaaggccatctttgccgagtgccaaacactcggcaaagagggacactcggcaaacgtcctCTTAGGAATAACCCTCGGCAAAATACCTCAGGCGACGCCGGTGGCCCCTccgtcatcctttgccgagtgctggccgttagcactcggcaaacgtgttgtctttgccgagtgctgcaagccggcactcggcaaagaggttcctttgccgagtaccaattccgacactcggcaaagtatttttattttttttatttttgttttcaaattttttctgtggcatttatacagtaccttgaaacacatgttccaatttggaacttttctatgacttttggtatattttttatttttttatgtttacttgatttttttctcaaaaaagtaaatttgaactacaggtgcatgaaatattagaatttagcaattcaaaaaatggtattcatgtttttgagtgtattttgaggccgtgtgcagggacattcatgaaatttcgaacatctgtttcacgaaacatgaccaccaacttgttaaaaaagtattttttaattatataaaatacaaaggaagtccgaaaatcatgaaacttgtcgaggtgtcgtgtcatcgcatgtagaggttgtggtaaaaaatttagaagtttccAAGCAAGTTGTGATGTACGATGCCTAAAACCTGGCAtcgtacgtcacaacttgcttggaaacttctaaattttttaccacaacctctacatgcgatgacacgacacctcgacaagtttcgtaatttttggacttcgtttgtattttatataattaaaaaacactttttaacaagttggtggtcatgtttcgtgaaacagatgttcgaaattttacgaatgtccctgcacacggcctcaaaatacactcaaaaacatgaataccattttttgaatcgctaaattccaatatttcatgcacctgcagttcaaatttactttttcgagaaaaattcaagtaaacataaaaaaaataaaaaatataccaaaaagtcatagaaaagtttcaaattggaacatgtgcttcaaggtactgtataaatgccacagaaaaaatttgaaaacaaaaataaaaaaaataaaaatactttgccgagtgccaagcttgcagcactcggcaaagaatattaaaaaaaaatcatctttTGGATTAAAAGAACCCCcctgaatttctttgccgagtgcccgcatctcagcactcggcaaagggccgccccACTTAACCTTAGCGGGCGGGTCGGCCCGCTCCCACTCTCCCTCTCACAGCCGCGCGCCCTGGCCCCGCCCCGCCGTCGTGGACCACCGGTgccaccggagctccgccgcagtCGGCCCACGCCCGGGTCTGCCCTCCCTGGCCGGTGGTGTGCCGCCCCGCCCTGGCCCCGCCCCATCGCCGCCCGACCTCCGCCGCAGCTGGCCCCGCCCCTGAACCGCCagagtggaggagaggaggagcaggggagtagaggagagaagggaggtgtaggagagaagggagaaggaagaaggagaagggaggagaaggagaagggaggaggaaggagaagggaggaggaggagcctcggccaCCGACCACGCCCCTCGCCGTTCGTCCCTGCCGTCGTCCCCGCCCCTTGCTGGAGACGAAGGTGATTGATAGCCTTCGTGTcgtatgtggatgtgtgggccttcatgTCGTATATATGCTGTCGGCCATTGTGCCGGCTTTTTTCTTAcaagttttggaaacctccccgtacaggggaggttttgccaaaatttttaacttatagtattataattcttcttttgcagagcaggacccgtcggaggggacccggagtacgTAGGCGACCCGATCGTCTTCGTTGGCGCTGCGGTCCTACCTGCAcagcatcgcctcgccactgccccgataggctgactccaccgccaccctaggtataaataacctctctttCTTATCGTTGTCATAGATCggtgtaacctagttaggcgtctcccatttaAAACAGATAaggttggaggtatgcggatctgcgcatatctaagaccgtatctgtttcagattgtccacttttttggacaacccgcggatgcgtagatggggtagtttccatgttctgcttcgatccgagatagagttttggcaccacctccctgttattctccggatacacactctcccttctaggacgtgtatcgggagaacagcggggaggtgcttccgaaattctgtctcagatcggagtagagcatgtaaactaacctcatctatgcatccgcgggtgggattaggacctatcctcacccattAGACAATAGGCACGCCATTCAGATGCAAttggtggttatattactcgctcatgtatatgctagaggatggataaccgtgagtggatgtacacaggtcgcccaagtcaggctgaaatcacccctgaatggatggacaagaccgagggtttcttgaaccaagcatttggcaaggcaactaatggagcgagagacacattctgtccctgtagtgaatgtggaaacaggaaaagaaaaacaagaaagatcatgggggaacatctttgcaagtatggatttacgccaaactatacctggtgggtgttccatggtgaagcccatcgtactagagaggaggtggtgagaccacactTGGAGAACAGTGGGGTGGCCAgccagttggtcaactcaaggcatatgctctagctcacatgggcaaggcgacggccgacaTCGAGTACGACCCATATGCCTCGCTTGAGGCATACACCAACTCCAGCATCCACACCCACATCTCTTTGTACACGGAGGCGGCAAGGTTAGTCCATGGGCCGAGCTACgatccgagaaccgaggagcgccttgatccttagctcgtgatgagggtggggcaaggcaagaagcatgggcggttctagattggcgacggcgtcctcaacacggcctctactcctcctctccaccagctctgagcagcgagcacgagctcaagcgtgcccatacgccaaTGGCCGACCAGGGTGTCGGCACTCCAGGTAAGCATTCCtgtttcattcgtcgttctttgacttttacataccttacctatgcattattgaaacattggggtcaaatgctgCAGGCCTAGGTGCAGGAACGggaggccgagcggcagaggctacaggctttggaggcccagcgggagcaagatcagcggcagatggccgagatgatcaagttcatgcagcaaattggccagcaacaaggttgggcgatcCCACAGACGCTGCTTGCTCCAGATCCACCTCCAGAATGTCCTGATTCTACCTCGGTGAGTATAAGtacgaagttttactttctatgctgaaacttagagaaacctagtgaaacctagagaaacctagtggtgatggtggtggtggtgtggtggtcatggtggtgtagtgttggtgg includes these proteins:
- the LOC136529781 gene encoding protein DMP2-like; translation: MKSSSVQTHMADESSTHDMKLLMPPLPHGACGSTKAPAPLVDKTLCCACDIIKLLPTGTVMAFHALAPSFSNHGVCGTASRYLTLALIGACTASCLLLSFTDSLVGHDGRFYYGVATPWGFYPFNFDGTCDERRRRFANIPWMKIKALDFVHALVSAVLFIVVALGNAGIQSCLFLDIGPDVREVLMNLPVGLGFLSSMVFMIFPTTRKSIGYTDLMPHQQEEDGKRSNNNAV